In Pseudobdellovibrionaceae bacterium, the following proteins share a genomic window:
- a CDS encoding YceI family protein: MAYKTRKTFFLVRTVDVVGKNCSVSSQIIPEVGGQYYFELRVPTKSFESGESERDRDVAKILKAEKHKDMVFRTSSWPQSKWEELLKSKSFTLEGKLTIAGKAYPVSAQVEMVRNGHGVVANGLIYSKFKHFGIEPPKLGMGVVAKVRDKLDLYFQLRADKTLGVDQIVDLTTF; the protein is encoded by the coding sequence GTGGCCTACAAGACACGTAAGACCTTTTTTCTTGTGCGCACGGTAGATGTGGTGGGGAAGAATTGTAGTGTCAGTTCTCAGATCATCCCGGAAGTGGGAGGGCAGTATTACTTTGAATTGCGGGTGCCCACCAAGTCTTTTGAGTCGGGCGAAAGTGAACGGGATAGAGATGTGGCGAAAATCCTTAAGGCAGAGAAACACAAAGATATGGTCTTTCGTACCAGCAGTTGGCCTCAGTCCAAGTGGGAGGAACTGCTGAAGTCAAAGAGCTTCACCCTGGAGGGGAAGCTCACCATTGCGGGAAAGGCCTATCCTGTCTCGGCTCAGGTGGAAATGGTGAGAAATGGCCATGGAGTTGTGGCCAATGGTTTGATTTATAGCAAGTTCAAACACTTTGGCATTGAGCCGCCCAAACTTGGAATGGGAGTGGTGGCCAAAGTTCGCGATAAGTTGGATCTGTATTTTCAATTGCGGGCCGACAAAACTTTGGGCGTAGACCAAATCGTTGATCTGACGACATTTTAG
- a CDS encoding RNA-binding protein — protein MGKKLYVGNLSYQTTDQDLSDLFSQCGTVDSARIITDRDSGRSKGFGFVEMSTDEEASSAIEKFNGQEYGGRSLTVNEARPPQPRNSFGGGGGGGRRGGRH, from the coding sequence ATGGGCAAGAAACTCTATGTTGGAAATCTGAGCTACCAAACTACTGACCAAGATCTTTCTGATCTTTTCTCTCAGTGCGGTACTGTTGACTCCGCTCGCATCATCACTGATCGCGACTCTGGAAGAAGCAAAGGCTTCGGTTTCGTGGAAATGTCGACTGACGAAGAAGCATCTTCTGCAATCGAAAAATTTAACGGCCAAGAGTATGGCGGTCGTAGCCTAACTGTTAACGAGGCTCGTCCTCCGCAACCCCGCAACAGCTTTGGTGGCGGAGGCGGCGGTGGCCGTCGTGGTGGTCGCCACTAA
- a CDS encoding matrixin family metalloprotease → MKLRYTFLKRAPLIVEPQNPLSVKSVLCRPSSANPHAPFRPQARLRTASALPPQFVRLSLLPSVAQPPALRDGEDSDLREWLGSRTYSRTKTAHCFVVQQLRRPVLTILITVAMLCLAPSAQGFTLSITDPNLKGFSGKSLNILLNPTNCPAGIEDNIETAIDLWNSVPTSRLEIKMGGTTSTTAASLRFFSFPETAIIACSTDFATDSASSAGTGGCTGTCLDVVPAGTRSTTLGTGRMQKAFIVVNMNAAAGGNFGLKSTTEREITIAHEMGHLIGLGHTEEVAALMHFSIAAKTNLNLHQDDIDGITYLYGRDELGGDPLLGCGRFQGPLSPSGPSGGLVILLIFPVILWTWVRSRKNARYL, encoded by the coding sequence ATGAAGTTGCGATACACCTTTCTAAAACGGGCCCCCTTAATTGTTGAACCACAAAATCCTTTATCAGTGAAGTCGGTCCTTTGCCGACCATCCTCCGCAAATCCTCACGCACCTTTTCGGCCGCAGGCTCGTCTTCGGACTGCGTCAGCTTTGCCGCCGCAGTTCGTTCGGCTGAGCCTACTCCCTTCGGTCGCTCAGCCTCCTGCCCTGCGCGACGGTGAGGATTCGGATTTACGGGAATGGCTCGGCAGTCGGACCTATTCCCGGACAAAGACAGCGCACTGTTTTGTGGTTCAACAATTAAGGAGGCCCGTTCTTACCATATTGATCACAGTGGCTATGTTGTGTCTTGCTCCTTCGGCCCAGGGGTTTACCCTCAGTATTACTGATCCAAATCTTAAGGGTTTTAGCGGCAAGTCCCTCAACATTTTGTTAAATCCCACCAATTGCCCGGCCGGGATTGAGGACAATATTGAAACCGCCATTGATTTATGGAACTCGGTTCCCACCTCCCGTCTGGAAATCAAGATGGGCGGCACGACCTCGACCACAGCCGCCAGCCTGAGATTTTTCTCCTTCCCTGAAACGGCGATCATTGCCTGTTCCACGGACTTTGCGACAGATTCAGCCAGCTCAGCCGGGACCGGCGGATGCACGGGCACCTGTTTGGATGTCGTTCCAGCCGGAACCCGTAGCACCACCCTTGGTACAGGCCGGATGCAAAAGGCCTTTATTGTCGTCAATATGAACGCGGCTGCTGGGGGAAATTTCGGCCTCAAATCGACGACAGAACGCGAGATAACCATTGCCCATGAAATGGGCCATCTGATTGGACTCGGCCACACAGAAGAGGTGGCCGCCCTCATGCATTTTTCAATAGCCGCCAAAACCAACCTCAACCTCCATCAGGACGACATTGATGGCATTACCTACCTCTATGGTCGGGATGAGCTGGGGGGGGACCCCTTGCTGGGCTGTGGCCGTTTTCAAGGTCCTCTCTCACCCTCCGGACCATCCGGGGGCCTGGTGATATTGCTTATTTTCCCTGTCATCTTGTGGACTTGGGTAAGATCTCGAAAAAATGCCCGGTACCTGTAG
- the gpmA gene encoding 2,3-diphosphoglycerate-dependent phosphoglycerate mutase, translating to MSTHKLILLRHGQSTWNQENRFTGWTDVDLTDQGRQEAKAAGQLLKQEGYEFDVAYTSVLRRAIHTLWSVLTETGQEWLPVIRHWRLNERHYGDLQGLNKVETAEKFGEDQVFVWRRSFDIPPEALKESDPRHPKHDRRYAGVTPGDLPATEALKQCQDRVLPYWDQEIAPVIKAGKRVLIVAHGNSLRALVKHLDGISDDEITQLNIPTGIPLVYELDDKLKPIKNYYLGDPEAAERAAQAVANQAKK from the coding sequence ATGAGCACACACAAACTTATTTTACTTCGTCACGGACAGAGCACATGGAACCAGGAAAACCGCTTCACCGGATGGACGGATGTGGACCTCACCGATCAAGGAAGGCAGGAGGCCAAGGCCGCGGGACAATTGCTCAAACAAGAAGGTTACGAGTTTGATGTGGCCTACACATCGGTATTGAGGCGCGCCATCCACACTCTGTGGTCCGTGCTCACAGAAACTGGACAGGAGTGGCTCCCGGTTATTCGCCACTGGCGCCTTAACGAACGTCACTATGGCGACCTGCAAGGACTCAACAAGGTGGAGACCGCGGAAAAATTCGGCGAGGACCAAGTTTTTGTTTGGCGACGAAGTTTCGATATTCCACCTGAGGCACTAAAAGAATCAGACCCACGCCATCCCAAGCATGATCGTCGCTATGCCGGTGTGACCCCTGGGGACCTGCCTGCCACTGAAGCACTCAAGCAGTGCCAGGACCGAGTTCTCCCCTATTGGGATCAAGAAATCGCTCCAGTCATTAAAGCCGGTAAGCGCGTCCTTATCGTTGCTCACGGCAACAGCTTGCGCGCTCTGGTGAAGCACCTGGACGGGATTTCCGATGATGAAATCACCCAGCTTAATATCCCCACTGGAATTCCTTTGGTTTATGAGCTTGACGACAAGCTCAAGCCCATCAAAAACTACTACCTGGGTGACCCGGAAGCGGCGGAACGAGCCGCCCAAGCCGTGGCCAATCAGGCCAAAAAGTAA
- a CDS encoding zinc-dependent metalloprotease has product MKKSYVTPIVLVVLSLLVSCAKDRPVMKLPDPEGDRMSKQVFTGAPSVLQAATGANSAKYWAAKVTVVNTSSNSGFVFTGFQSDLKVGYFEFTRDKLKFFNAILPYKSKVNRLPEVINEWDVTHSEKRLAESDGKVTNQEQEDPYLNWERKNFFTLDWAQANISEAATFPYSLDWATTFRCWQKKAAYLVEDSREITEDYISFTIGVDYQQNSLCNMSTRRHHRSDFTFSVQYKYSFVRVKPSSGFQPYVYTGEDDPLLAKYGYFRTVKEGLAKDGRYSNTFLMNRWDPKKSHTYYFDKDFPEVYKPLFRDIIVKTNALYGKHKLNNYNPKDHSCTQGLCFQVLDNNDGTKKFGDGRYSFIKVVETLDDGSPFGYGPSDANPLTGETLAGNIILWTGGVKYYLKVLRERLEREKGKFDKSSIFQKLKARLKEEDPTKWTATAAKLNPSTRSGQAFDYLLKKFTYGYPGWAQFTQSPFPGLSQAGESKSNPADMLGTKLFKFDSLSRVQDLATKSMGPRWAGLGPEIMGSMKDVIQEGLRQVAKPGMHERDSTVYSVEAALAGATDMMMDGKSDDEVLRTIIYRVLIHEFGHTLGLRHNFYGSVDKKNFRQVRSDGQNSKFVATSSSVMDYLTLKDEMHGDHNWELYDEAALIFSATGGAVDLSKVNKTHYLYCTDEHRILNAMCNAFDQGSTPSEVTMSLIEDYEDRYWLLNYRNERAYWNTWYYASNMFYTMFQMKKPLMMWQTAFNVNNVQEKLSRLRGADGTTALYKDEAIGAIYEDISEDLKQSVKLSMAFYDSVIQQSSADRDWKTKYEDWTGEVKALGIIWDKIFATLFLMGDQTFLYNPNYYAPYASYLSMMNRLGDRNMVEEIFESNLTVRYAMEPWFIGFSRVLYALNAYNYVNLNNPEFINRMRFSCYKPESMKSRFGIDVDNFQSSTSLVKDRLNLELLPLASLGEGLTDRYFRDSTSRIGVVEVGGDFYVAGEEKNRYAFTLISNMEDSDKRLGESMATGKADVRELYILYNLLTRGVVPDQCQ; this is encoded by the coding sequence ATGAAAAAGTCGTATGTAACTCCCATTGTCCTTGTCGTTTTAAGTTTGCTGGTTAGCTGCGCCAAGGACCGTCCGGTCATGAAGCTTCCTGATCCCGAAGGCGATCGTATGTCTAAGCAAGTCTTTACTGGCGCCCCCAGTGTGCTGCAGGCGGCGACAGGTGCCAACTCAGCCAAGTATTGGGCGGCCAAAGTCACAGTGGTGAACACCAGTTCGAACTCGGGCTTTGTGTTTACTGGCTTTCAGAGTGACCTCAAAGTCGGCTATTTTGAATTCACCAGGGACAAGCTGAAGTTTTTCAACGCCATCTTGCCTTACAAGAGCAAGGTTAACAGGCTTCCTGAAGTGATTAACGAGTGGGATGTGACCCACTCGGAAAAACGCCTGGCCGAATCCGATGGCAAGGTCACCAATCAGGAGCAGGAAGACCCCTATCTCAATTGGGAGCGTAAGAACTTTTTTACTCTCGATTGGGCCCAGGCCAATATCTCAGAGGCGGCCACCTTTCCTTACTCCTTGGATTGGGCGACCACCTTCCGCTGTTGGCAGAAGAAGGCTGCCTATTTGGTCGAGGACTCCCGGGAAATCACTGAGGACTACATCAGCTTCACAATTGGTGTGGATTACCAGCAGAACTCCTTGTGCAACATGAGTACCCGCCGTCACCATCGCAGTGATTTTACATTTTCAGTTCAGTATAAGTACTCATTTGTCCGCGTGAAGCCTTCTAGTGGTTTTCAGCCCTATGTGTACACGGGCGAGGATGATCCTCTCTTGGCCAAATATGGTTACTTCCGCACCGTCAAAGAGGGCTTGGCCAAAGATGGTCGCTACTCCAACACATTCCTGATGAACCGCTGGGATCCTAAGAAATCTCACACCTATTATTTTGATAAGGACTTCCCAGAAGTCTATAAACCCTTGTTTCGTGACATCATTGTCAAAACCAATGCTTTGTATGGAAAACACAAGCTCAACAACTACAACCCTAAGGACCACTCTTGTACCCAGGGGCTTTGCTTTCAGGTTTTGGACAATAATGATGGTACCAAGAAGTTTGGTGATGGCCGTTACAGTTTTATCAAAGTAGTTGAGACTCTGGATGATGGATCCCCCTTTGGCTATGGCCCTTCAGACGCCAACCCTCTGACTGGTGAGACCTTAGCGGGTAACATCATTTTATGGACGGGTGGTGTGAAGTACTATCTCAAAGTCCTGCGCGAACGTTTGGAGCGTGAAAAAGGCAAGTTCGACAAGAGTAGTATTTTCCAAAAGCTCAAAGCCCGTCTGAAGGAAGAAGACCCAACCAAGTGGACGGCGACGGCGGCAAAACTGAATCCTTCGACTCGCTCGGGTCAGGCCTTTGATTATCTGCTCAAGAAATTCACCTATGGTTATCCGGGCTGGGCTCAGTTCACCCAGTCGCCCTTTCCGGGATTGTCCCAAGCTGGTGAGAGCAAGTCGAATCCGGCAGACATGTTGGGAACCAAGCTCTTTAAATTCGACAGCCTTAGTCGGGTGCAGGATTTGGCCACCAAATCCATGGGACCTCGCTGGGCGGGCCTAGGACCTGAAATCATGGGTAGCATGAAGGATGTGATTCAGGAGGGCCTGAGGCAGGTTGCTAAACCCGGAATGCATGAGCGGGATTCCACCGTGTACTCGGTTGAGGCTGCTTTGGCTGGTGCCACCGATATGATGATGGACGGTAAGAGCGACGATGAAGTTTTACGGACTATTATTTATCGTGTCCTAATCCATGAGTTTGGACACACTTTGGGACTTCGTCACAATTTCTATGGTTCTGTGGATAAAAAGAATTTCCGTCAGGTACGTAGCGATGGACAGAATTCCAAGTTTGTCGCCACCAGTAGTTCAGTCATGGACTACCTGACCCTTAAAGACGAAATGCATGGCGATCACAATTGGGAACTCTACGATGAAGCCGCCCTCATCTTTTCGGCAACGGGTGGTGCTGTGGACTTGTCCAAGGTGAACAAGACCCATTACCTCTATTGTACAGATGAGCACCGCATCCTAAATGCCATGTGTAACGCTTTTGACCAGGGATCCACGCCATCAGAAGTGACTATGAGTTTGATCGAAGACTACGAGGACCGCTACTGGCTGTTGAACTATCGTAACGAGAGAGCCTACTGGAACACCTGGTATTACGCTTCTAACATGTTCTACACCATGTTCCAGATGAAGAAGCCTCTGATGATGTGGCAGACGGCCTTTAACGTGAACAACGTTCAGGAGAAACTCAGTCGCCTGAGAGGGGCAGATGGAACTACAGCCTTATATAAGGACGAGGCCATCGGTGCCATCTATGAGGACATCTCCGAAGACCTCAAGCAGTCGGTCAAACTGAGCATGGCTTTTTACGATTCGGTCATTCAGCAAAGTTCAGCCGACCGTGATTGGAAAACCAAATATGAGGACTGGACCGGTGAAGTGAAGGCCTTGGGTATCATTTGGGACAAGATCTTTGCCACCTTGTTTTTGATGGGTGATCAAACATTCTTGTACAACCCCAACTACTATGCGCCTTATGCCTCTTACCTGAGCATGATGAACCGCTTAGGTGACCGCAACATGGTGGAGGAAATCTTTGAGAGCAACTTGACCGTGCGCTATGCGATGGAGCCCTGGTTTATCGGATTCTCGCGTGTGTTGTATGCGCTTAACGCTTACAACTACGTGAATCTCAATAACCCGGAGTTCATTAACCGCATGAGGTTTTCTTGTTATAAGCCTGAGTCCATGAAATCTCGATTTGGCATTGATGTGGACAACTTCCAAAGCTCGACCAGTCTGGTGAAGGACCGATTGAATTTGGAGTTGTTGCCTTTGGCCAGTTTGGGAGAAGGCTTAACCGACCGCTACTTCCGGGATTCCACCAGCCGCATCGGTGTGGTGGAGGTCGGCGGTGACTTCTATGTGGCCGGTGAAGAGAAAAATCGCTACGCCTTTACCCTGATCTCCAACATGGAGGATTCAGATAAGCGCCTAGGCGAGAGCATGGCCACAGGTAAGGCTGACGTGCGCGAACTGTATATTCTCTACAACTTACTCACTCGGGGTGTTGTACCCGATCAGTGTCAGTAA
- a CDS encoding HNH endonuclease yields MNQQKDFEKHLPQKIRDIHHRAQQASAKYKTAEIELINILDEVEQNRVFLRYGCNSLFQYGVQCLGLSDSVVYTLIAVTRKSREVPELKNEIKEGRLTVSKAKRIASVITKENKNHWIEMAKTSTQSKVEREVSKVNPQEARKGRMTYIHPQNEIQEKVIVQQQPTAVRVQLQVGISEKLMIKIRRVQDLVSDKSQKPASLEQALESIVELFLEKHDPVKKAERQFLRGKLSGKNGSPANRGRDSQSSTENSVTQVSPVQSLRRVPEMPASSEGTTEKALNTSPSGDRIAATDNKSPGRETRDEKIIITNNIEKEGDKVPRELLHGSNDNRPGRRKIPAATKHRVMIKFAGQCGHVSHKGDRCRETRFLEIHHLKPVSQGGSNHLENLTLLCSGHHQAQHLNGV; encoded by the coding sequence TTGAATCAGCAGAAAGACTTTGAGAAGCACTTGCCACAAAAGATTCGCGACATTCACCATAGAGCCCAACAGGCGTCAGCGAAATACAAGACGGCCGAAATTGAGCTGATCAATATACTAGATGAGGTTGAGCAAAATAGAGTTTTCCTTCGCTACGGCTGTAATTCTCTCTTTCAATATGGGGTTCAATGTCTGGGACTCTCTGACAGCGTGGTCTATACCCTGATTGCTGTGACCCGCAAATCACGCGAGGTGCCGGAGCTTAAAAATGAAATCAAGGAGGGCCGGCTTACGGTTTCTAAGGCTAAGCGCATTGCGTCCGTGATAACCAAAGAGAACAAAAACCACTGGATTGAAATGGCTAAAACCTCCACTCAATCGAAAGTTGAGCGGGAGGTGTCGAAGGTCAATCCTCAAGAGGCGCGAAAAGGGAGAATGACCTATATCCACCCACAAAACGAGATTCAGGAGAAGGTCATTGTTCAGCAGCAGCCGACCGCAGTTCGAGTGCAACTTCAGGTGGGGATCTCAGAAAAACTGATGATCAAGATTCGCCGAGTTCAAGACCTAGTCAGTGACAAATCTCAAAAGCCAGCAAGTTTGGAACAGGCTCTGGAGTCAATAGTAGAACTGTTTTTAGAAAAACACGATCCCGTCAAAAAGGCCGAACGGCAATTTCTCCGTGGAAAGCTCTCCGGCAAAAACGGGTCTCCTGCCAACCGGGGTCGCGACAGCCAAAGTTCAACCGAAAATTCTGTGACCCAAGTGAGCCCGGTACAATCCTTAAGGAGAGTTCCCGAAATGCCTGCGTCAAGCGAAGGGACGACGGAAAAAGCCCTAAACACGAGCCCATCCGGAGATAGAATCGCCGCTACGGACAACAAATCCCCTGGGAGGGAGACCCGGGACGAAAAGATCATCATCACAAATAATATAGAAAAAGAAGGAGACAAGGTACCTAGGGAGCTTTTGCATGGATCAAATGATAACCGACCTGGACGAAGGAAGATTCCTGCGGCGACAAAACACCGAGTGATGATCAAATTTGCTGGCCAATGTGGCCATGTGAGCCACAAGGGCGACCGGTGTCGGGAGACAAGATTTCTGGAAATCCACCACCTAAAGCCGGTCTCTCAGGGTGGGAGCAATCACCTGGAAAACCTCACTCTCCTTTGTTCGGGGCATCACCAGGCCCAGCATCTGAATGGTGTTTAA